The following proteins are encoded in a genomic region of Sparus aurata chromosome 23, fSpaAur1.1, whole genome shotgun sequence:
- the clec16a gene encoding protein CLEC16A isoform X1: MFGRSRSWVGGQGRTKNIHSLDHLKYMYHVLTKNTTVTDHNRNLLVETIRSITEILIWGDQNDSSVFDFFLEKNMFAFFLNILRQKSGRYVCVQLLQTLNILFENISHETSLYYLLSNNHVNSIIVHKFDFSDEEIMAYYISFLKTLSLKLNNHTVHFFYNEHTNDFALYTEAIKFFNHPESMVRIAVRTITLNVYKVSLDNQHMLHYIRDKTAVPYFSNLVWFIGSHVIELDKCVQTDEEHKNRGKLSDLVAEHLDHLHYLNDILIINCEFLNDVLTDHLLNRLFLPLYVYSLVSPETSEERKINPQVSLYLLSQVFLIIHYEPMVNALANVILNGDLSVFTPQTDLHSTLKSTASAGGVRRFTKPPESLERSLELSRHRGRKRTQKRPNYKNLGEEEDDERAGAGGGGSGGGGGGGGGGEEGWDDDSGRGGEREGGREREKGKGTEGVGGGGGGGSSKGSRASGETAEEIEMVVMEKCKVSELTEQNITDEEKTAAATRTHTQRSRPFLDMVYSALDCTTDDYHALFVLCLLYAVSHSKGINRDLLERLQLPVPDQEKSSYSLVLAERLIRVMSQAAQPDGKVRLATLELSCLLLKQSVLSGNHCIIKDVHLACLEGAREESLHLLRRFYKGEEIFLDMFEDEYRSMTSKPLNVEYLMMDASVLLPPTGTPLTGIDFVKRLPCGDVEKTRRAIRVFFMLRSLSLQLQGEPETQLPLTRPEDLIKTDDVLDLNNSDLIACMVVSKDGGQAQRFLAVDVYQMSLVEPETKRLGWGVVKFAGLLQDMQVSGVEDDSRALNIVIHKPSSNPHAKPLPILQANFIFADHIRCIIAKQRLAKGRIQARRMKMQRIAALLDLPVQPSATEVLGFGQTANASPSGLPFRFYEQSRRAPNDPTANRSVFASVDKVPGFAVAHCVSQHSPSPLSSPSPPSSGSGSTGRCDSVTASTISAQSPTDDGTFLEHTPPSSSGGEGEGGGGEVTLVSSVTAPTLAPSLTPASQPTISLLTDNSADSLSVESLTLLPPSDSPHLHPCASHAPATHSLQRPDASIAEEEEEDDGEPRKEEELQEEDGSPTDETETDATVKESTTTELVTPTDEAPEVPEGGDEPEGEDTLLEVNRDQESCDLSATEKTEDAETRSETPDSPELD, from the exons GTATATGTACCATGTCCTGACCAAAAACACCACAGTGACGGACCACAACCGAAACCTTCTAGTGGAGACCATACGCTCCATCACAGAGATCCTGATCTGGGGAGACCAGAATGACAGCTCTGTGTTTGA cttcttcctggAAAAGAACATGTTTGCCTTCTTCCTGAACATCCTGCGTCAGAAGTCAGGGCGCTATGTGtgtgtccagctcctccagacCCTCAACATACTGTTTGAGAACATCAGCCATGAGACTTCCCTGT ATTACCTGTTATCGAACAACCACGTGAACTCTATCATCGTTCACAAGTTTGACTTCTCAGACGAGGAGATTATGGCCTACTATATCTCCTTCCTCAAGACCCTTTCACTCAAACTCAACAACCATACTGTGCACTTCTTCTACAATGAG CACACTAATGACTTTGCCCTGTACACCGAGGCCATTAAGTTTTTCAACCACCCTGAAAGCATGGTCCGCATCGCAGTCCGCACCATCACACTCAACGTCTACAAAG TTTCAT TGGATAACCAGCACATGCTGCACTACATCCGAGACAAGACAGCAGTCCCGTATTTCAGCAACTTGGTCTGGTTTATTGGCAGCCATGTTATCGAACTGGATAAGTGTGTACAGACGGACGAAGA ACATAAGAACAGAGGGAAGTTAAGCGACCTGGTAGCGGAGCACCTTGACCACCTCCACTACCTGAACGATATCCTCATCATCAACTGTGAATTCCTAAATGATGTTCTGACCGACCACCTCCTCAACCGTCTGTTCCTGCCCCTCTATGTCTACTCTTTGGTCAGCCCCGAGACG tcTGAAGAGCGCAAGATCAACCCTCAAGTGTCCCTTTACCTGCTCTCTCAA GTTTTTCTGATCATCCACTATGAGCCAATGGTCAACGCCCTGGCCAACGTCATTCTCAACGGAGACCTGTCTGTGTTCACCCCTCAGACAGATTTACACAGCACGCTCAAGAGCacg GCCAGTGCAGGAGGTGTGCGTCGGTTCACCAAGCCCCCGGAGTCCCTGGAGCGCTCCCTGGAGCTGTCCCGCCACCGCGGCCGCAAGAGGACACAGAAGAGGCCAAACTACAAAAACCTgggcgaggaggaggacgacgaaAGGGCTGGGGCAGGGGGAGGAggcagcggaggaggaggaggaggaggaggaggaggagaggagggctggGACGACGATAgcggcagaggaggagagagggagggaggccgagagagggagaagggaaaAGGTACAGagggagtaggaggaggaggaggtggtgggagtTCTAAGGGAAGCAGAGCGAGTGGGGAGACGGCGgaag aGATAGAGATGGTGGTGATGGAGAAGTGTAAGGTGTCCGAGCTAACTGAGCAGAACATCACTGATGAGGAGAAGACTGCTGCAGccaccagaacacacacacagaggagcag GCCGTTCTTAGACATGGTGTACAGTGCTCTCGACTGCACCACCGATGACTACCATGCACTGTTTGTCCTCTGTCTGCTTTATGCTGTCTCACACAGCAAAG GTATAAACCGAGATCTTCTGGAACGTCTGCAGTTGCCAGTTCCCGACCAGGAGAAGAGCTCTTACAGCCTGGTGCTGGCAGAGAGACTGATCAGAGTTATGAGCCAGGCAGCACagccag atGGAAAAGTGCGTCTAGCTACACTGGAGCTGAGCTGCCTGTTGTTAAAGCAGTCAGTGCTGTCTGGAAACCACTGTATAATCAAAGACGTTCATCTGGCCTGCCTGGAG ggTGCTAGAGAAGAAAGCTTGCACTTACTGAGGAGATTCTACAAA gGCGAGGAGATCTTTCTGGACATGTTTGAAGATGAGTACAGGAGCATGACG AGTAAACCGCTGAATGTGGAGTATCTGATGATGGATGCCTCAGTGCTGCTGCCACCCACCGGTACCCCCCTGACGGGTATCGATTTCGTTAAAAGACTGCCCTGTGGGGACGTGGAGAAGACGCGCAGG GCGATCCGTGTGTTCTTCATGCTGAGGTCCTTATCGCTTCAGCTTCAGGGAGAACCTGAGACGCAGTTGCCTCTGACCAGACCTGAAGACCTCATAAAGACAGATGACGTGTTAGACCTCA ATAACAGTGATCTCATAGCCTGTATGGTGGTCAGTAAAGATGGCGGCCAGGCCCAGAGATTCCTCGCCGTAGATGTGTACCAGATGAGTCTGGTGGAACCGGAAACCAAACGTCTCGGATGGGGTGTCGTTAAGTTTGCCGGACTTCTGCAA GACATGCAGGTATCTGGCGTTGAGGACGACAGCAGAGCACTGAACATCGTCATCCACAAGCCCAGCTCCAACCCCCACGCCAAGCCCCTGCCCATCCTGCAGGCCAACTTCATCTTCGCCGACCACATCCGCTGCATCATCGCCAAGCAGAGGCTGGCGAAAGGTCGCATCCAGGCCCGACGCATGAAGATGCAGAGGATTGCAG CTCTGTTGGACCTCCCCGTGCAGCCCAGCGCAACGGAGGTGTTGGGTTTCGGCCAGACAGCCAACGCTTCACCCAGCGGCCTGCCTTTCCGGTTCTACGAGCAGTCGAGACGGGCGCCCAACGACCCCACCGCCAATAGATCAGTCTTCGCCTCTGTGGATAAAGTACCAG GTTTCGCAGTGGCTCACTGCGTGTCGCAGCACAGTCCCTcgcccctctcctccccctcaccTCCCTCCAGTGGGAGTGGGAGCACAGGAAGATGTGACTCTGTTACTGCGAGCACTATATCAGCCCAGAGCCCCACAG atGATGGTACATTTTTGGAGCACAccccgccctcctcctcaggcggagaaggggaaggaggaggtggagaagtaACACTTGTCTCCTCGGTCACAGCTCCGACGCTGGCCCCGAGCCTCACCCCGGCGTCCCAGCCCACCATCTCCCTCCTCACCGACAACAGCGCGGACTCTCTCAGCGTGGAGTCGCTGACGCTGCTGCCCCCTTCAGACTCGCCGCACCTGCACCCCTGCGCCAGCCACGCTCCCGCGACACACTCTCTACAGAGACCAGACGCCTCCAtcgcagaggaggaggaggaagatgacggAGAGccaagaaaagaggaggagctgCAAGAGGAAGACGGGTCGCCAACCGACGAGACGGAGACGGATGCAACAGTAAAAGAAAGCACGACGACGGAGCTGGTCACACCCACTGATGAGGCGCCAGAGGTGCCAGAGGGTGGAGACGAGCCCGAGGGCGAAGACACACTTCTGGAGGTGAACAGAGACCAAGAAAGTTGCGACTTGTCGGccacagagaaaacagaagatGCAGAGACGCGCAGTGAAACGCCAGACTCTCCTGAGCTGGATtaa
- the clec16a gene encoding protein CLEC16A isoform X3 → MFGRSRSWVGGQGRTKNIHSLDHLKYMYHVLTKNTTVTDHNRNLLVETIRSITEILIWGDQNDSSVFDFFLEKNMFAFFLNILRQKSGRYVCVQLLQTLNILFENISHETSLYYLLSNNHVNSIIVHKFDFSDEEIMAYYISFLKTLSLKLNNHTVHFFYNEHTNDFALYTEAIKFFNHPESMVRIAVRTITLNVYKVSLDNQHMLHYIRDKTAVPYFSNLVWFIGSHVIELDKCVQTDEEHKNRGKLSDLVAEHLDHLHYLNDILIINCEFLNDVLTDHLLNRLFLPLYVYSLSEERKINPQVSLYLLSQVFLIIHYEPMVNALANVILNGDLSVFTPQTDLHSTLKSTASAGGVRRFTKPPESLERSLELSRHRGRKRTQKRPNYKNLGEEEDDERAGAGGGGSGGGGGGGGGGEEGWDDDSGRGGEREGGREREKGKGTEGVGGGGGGGSSKGSRASGETAEEIEMVVMEKCKVSELTEQNITDEEKTAAATRTHTQRSRPFLDMVYSALDCTTDDYHALFVLCLLYAVSHSKGINRDLLERLQLPVPDQEKSSYSLVLAERLIRVMSQAAQPDGKVRLATLELSCLLLKQSVLSGNHCIIKDVHLACLEGAREESLHLLRRFYKGEEIFLDMFEDEYRSMTSKPLNVEYLMMDASVLLPPTGTPLTGIDFVKRLPCGDVEKTRRAIRVFFMLRSLSLQLQGEPETQLPLTRPEDLIKTDDVLDLNNSDLIACMVVSKDGGQAQRFLAVDVYQMSLVEPETKRLGWGVVKFAGLLQDMQVSGVEDDSRALNIVIHKPSSNPHAKPLPILQANFIFADHIRCIIAKQRLAKGRIQARRMKMQRIAALLDLPVQPSATEVLGFGQTANASPSGLPFRFYEQSRRAPNDPTANRSVFASVDKVPGFAVAHCVSQHSPSPLSSPSPPSSGSGSTGRCDSVTASTISAQSPTDDGTFLEHTPPSSSGGEGEGGGGEVTLVSSVTAPTLAPSLTPASQPTISLLTDNSADSLSVESLTLLPPSDSPHLHPCASHAPATHSLQRPDASIAEEEEEDDGEPRKEEELQEEDGSPTDETETDATVKESTTTELVTPTDEAPEVPEGGDEPEGEDTLLEVNRDQESCDLSATEKTEDAETRSETPDSPELD, encoded by the exons GTATATGTACCATGTCCTGACCAAAAACACCACAGTGACGGACCACAACCGAAACCTTCTAGTGGAGACCATACGCTCCATCACAGAGATCCTGATCTGGGGAGACCAGAATGACAGCTCTGTGTTTGA cttcttcctggAAAAGAACATGTTTGCCTTCTTCCTGAACATCCTGCGTCAGAAGTCAGGGCGCTATGTGtgtgtccagctcctccagacCCTCAACATACTGTTTGAGAACATCAGCCATGAGACTTCCCTGT ATTACCTGTTATCGAACAACCACGTGAACTCTATCATCGTTCACAAGTTTGACTTCTCAGACGAGGAGATTATGGCCTACTATATCTCCTTCCTCAAGACCCTTTCACTCAAACTCAACAACCATACTGTGCACTTCTTCTACAATGAG CACACTAATGACTTTGCCCTGTACACCGAGGCCATTAAGTTTTTCAACCACCCTGAAAGCATGGTCCGCATCGCAGTCCGCACCATCACACTCAACGTCTACAAAG TTTCAT TGGATAACCAGCACATGCTGCACTACATCCGAGACAAGACAGCAGTCCCGTATTTCAGCAACTTGGTCTGGTTTATTGGCAGCCATGTTATCGAACTGGATAAGTGTGTACAGACGGACGAAGA ACATAAGAACAGAGGGAAGTTAAGCGACCTGGTAGCGGAGCACCTTGACCACCTCCACTACCTGAACGATATCCTCATCATCAACTGTGAATTCCTAAATGATGTTCTGACCGACCACCTCCTCAACCGTCTGTTCCTGCCCCTCTATGTCTACTCTTTG tcTGAAGAGCGCAAGATCAACCCTCAAGTGTCCCTTTACCTGCTCTCTCAA GTTTTTCTGATCATCCACTATGAGCCAATGGTCAACGCCCTGGCCAACGTCATTCTCAACGGAGACCTGTCTGTGTTCACCCCTCAGACAGATTTACACAGCACGCTCAAGAGCacg GCCAGTGCAGGAGGTGTGCGTCGGTTCACCAAGCCCCCGGAGTCCCTGGAGCGCTCCCTGGAGCTGTCCCGCCACCGCGGCCGCAAGAGGACACAGAAGAGGCCAAACTACAAAAACCTgggcgaggaggaggacgacgaaAGGGCTGGGGCAGGGGGAGGAggcagcggaggaggaggaggaggaggaggaggaggagaggagggctggGACGACGATAgcggcagaggaggagagagggagggaggccgagagagggagaagggaaaAGGTACAGagggagtaggaggaggaggaggtggtgggagtTCTAAGGGAAGCAGAGCGAGTGGGGAGACGGCGgaag aGATAGAGATGGTGGTGATGGAGAAGTGTAAGGTGTCCGAGCTAACTGAGCAGAACATCACTGATGAGGAGAAGACTGCTGCAGccaccagaacacacacacagaggagcag GCCGTTCTTAGACATGGTGTACAGTGCTCTCGACTGCACCACCGATGACTACCATGCACTGTTTGTCCTCTGTCTGCTTTATGCTGTCTCACACAGCAAAG GTATAAACCGAGATCTTCTGGAACGTCTGCAGTTGCCAGTTCCCGACCAGGAGAAGAGCTCTTACAGCCTGGTGCTGGCAGAGAGACTGATCAGAGTTATGAGCCAGGCAGCACagccag atGGAAAAGTGCGTCTAGCTACACTGGAGCTGAGCTGCCTGTTGTTAAAGCAGTCAGTGCTGTCTGGAAACCACTGTATAATCAAAGACGTTCATCTGGCCTGCCTGGAG ggTGCTAGAGAAGAAAGCTTGCACTTACTGAGGAGATTCTACAAA gGCGAGGAGATCTTTCTGGACATGTTTGAAGATGAGTACAGGAGCATGACG AGTAAACCGCTGAATGTGGAGTATCTGATGATGGATGCCTCAGTGCTGCTGCCACCCACCGGTACCCCCCTGACGGGTATCGATTTCGTTAAAAGACTGCCCTGTGGGGACGTGGAGAAGACGCGCAGG GCGATCCGTGTGTTCTTCATGCTGAGGTCCTTATCGCTTCAGCTTCAGGGAGAACCTGAGACGCAGTTGCCTCTGACCAGACCTGAAGACCTCATAAAGACAGATGACGTGTTAGACCTCA ATAACAGTGATCTCATAGCCTGTATGGTGGTCAGTAAAGATGGCGGCCAGGCCCAGAGATTCCTCGCCGTAGATGTGTACCAGATGAGTCTGGTGGAACCGGAAACCAAACGTCTCGGATGGGGTGTCGTTAAGTTTGCCGGACTTCTGCAA GACATGCAGGTATCTGGCGTTGAGGACGACAGCAGAGCACTGAACATCGTCATCCACAAGCCCAGCTCCAACCCCCACGCCAAGCCCCTGCCCATCCTGCAGGCCAACTTCATCTTCGCCGACCACATCCGCTGCATCATCGCCAAGCAGAGGCTGGCGAAAGGTCGCATCCAGGCCCGACGCATGAAGATGCAGAGGATTGCAG CTCTGTTGGACCTCCCCGTGCAGCCCAGCGCAACGGAGGTGTTGGGTTTCGGCCAGACAGCCAACGCTTCACCCAGCGGCCTGCCTTTCCGGTTCTACGAGCAGTCGAGACGGGCGCCCAACGACCCCACCGCCAATAGATCAGTCTTCGCCTCTGTGGATAAAGTACCAG GTTTCGCAGTGGCTCACTGCGTGTCGCAGCACAGTCCCTcgcccctctcctccccctcaccTCCCTCCAGTGGGAGTGGGAGCACAGGAAGATGTGACTCTGTTACTGCGAGCACTATATCAGCCCAGAGCCCCACAG atGATGGTACATTTTTGGAGCACAccccgccctcctcctcaggcggagaaggggaaggaggaggtggagaagtaACACTTGTCTCCTCGGTCACAGCTCCGACGCTGGCCCCGAGCCTCACCCCGGCGTCCCAGCCCACCATCTCCCTCCTCACCGACAACAGCGCGGACTCTCTCAGCGTGGAGTCGCTGACGCTGCTGCCCCCTTCAGACTCGCCGCACCTGCACCCCTGCGCCAGCCACGCTCCCGCGACACACTCTCTACAGAGACCAGACGCCTCCAtcgcagaggaggaggaggaagatgacggAGAGccaagaaaagaggaggagctgCAAGAGGAAGACGGGTCGCCAACCGACGAGACGGAGACGGATGCAACAGTAAAAGAAAGCACGACGACGGAGCTGGTCACACCCACTGATGAGGCGCCAGAGGTGCCAGAGGGTGGAGACGAGCCCGAGGGCGAAGACACACTTCTGGAGGTGAACAGAGACCAAGAAAGTTGCGACTTGTCGGccacagagaaaacagaagatGCAGAGACGCGCAGTGAAACGCCAGACTCTCCTGAGCTGGATtaa
- the clec16a gene encoding protein CLEC16A isoform X2: MFGRSRSWVGGQGRTKNIHSLDHLKYMYHVLTKNTTVTDHNRNLLVETIRSITEILIWGDQNDSSVFDFFLEKNMFAFFLNILRQKSGRYVCVQLLQTLNILFENISHETSLYYLLSNNHVNSIIVHKFDFSDEEIMAYYISFLKTLSLKLNNHTVHFFYNEHTNDFALYTEAIKFFNHPESMVRIAVRTITLNVYKVDNQHMLHYIRDKTAVPYFSNLVWFIGSHVIELDKCVQTDEEHKNRGKLSDLVAEHLDHLHYLNDILIINCEFLNDVLTDHLLNRLFLPLYVYSLVSPETSEERKINPQVSLYLLSQVFLIIHYEPMVNALANVILNGDLSVFTPQTDLHSTLKSTASAGGVRRFTKPPESLERSLELSRHRGRKRTQKRPNYKNLGEEEDDERAGAGGGGSGGGGGGGGGGEEGWDDDSGRGGEREGGREREKGKGTEGVGGGGGGGSSKGSRASGETAEEIEMVVMEKCKVSELTEQNITDEEKTAAATRTHTQRSRPFLDMVYSALDCTTDDYHALFVLCLLYAVSHSKGINRDLLERLQLPVPDQEKSSYSLVLAERLIRVMSQAAQPDGKVRLATLELSCLLLKQSVLSGNHCIIKDVHLACLEGAREESLHLLRRFYKGEEIFLDMFEDEYRSMTSKPLNVEYLMMDASVLLPPTGTPLTGIDFVKRLPCGDVEKTRRAIRVFFMLRSLSLQLQGEPETQLPLTRPEDLIKTDDVLDLNNSDLIACMVVSKDGGQAQRFLAVDVYQMSLVEPETKRLGWGVVKFAGLLQDMQVSGVEDDSRALNIVIHKPSSNPHAKPLPILQANFIFADHIRCIIAKQRLAKGRIQARRMKMQRIAALLDLPVQPSATEVLGFGQTANASPSGLPFRFYEQSRRAPNDPTANRSVFASVDKVPGFAVAHCVSQHSPSPLSSPSPPSSGSGSTGRCDSVTASTISAQSPTDDGTFLEHTPPSSSGGEGEGGGGEVTLVSSVTAPTLAPSLTPASQPTISLLTDNSADSLSVESLTLLPPSDSPHLHPCASHAPATHSLQRPDASIAEEEEEDDGEPRKEEELQEEDGSPTDETETDATVKESTTTELVTPTDEAPEVPEGGDEPEGEDTLLEVNRDQESCDLSATEKTEDAETRSETPDSPELD, encoded by the exons GTATATGTACCATGTCCTGACCAAAAACACCACAGTGACGGACCACAACCGAAACCTTCTAGTGGAGACCATACGCTCCATCACAGAGATCCTGATCTGGGGAGACCAGAATGACAGCTCTGTGTTTGA cttcttcctggAAAAGAACATGTTTGCCTTCTTCCTGAACATCCTGCGTCAGAAGTCAGGGCGCTATGTGtgtgtccagctcctccagacCCTCAACATACTGTTTGAGAACATCAGCCATGAGACTTCCCTGT ATTACCTGTTATCGAACAACCACGTGAACTCTATCATCGTTCACAAGTTTGACTTCTCAGACGAGGAGATTATGGCCTACTATATCTCCTTCCTCAAGACCCTTTCACTCAAACTCAACAACCATACTGTGCACTTCTTCTACAATGAG CACACTAATGACTTTGCCCTGTACACCGAGGCCATTAAGTTTTTCAACCACCCTGAAAGCATGGTCCGCATCGCAGTCCGCACCATCACACTCAACGTCTACAAAG TGGATAACCAGCACATGCTGCACTACATCCGAGACAAGACAGCAGTCCCGTATTTCAGCAACTTGGTCTGGTTTATTGGCAGCCATGTTATCGAACTGGATAAGTGTGTACAGACGGACGAAGA ACATAAGAACAGAGGGAAGTTAAGCGACCTGGTAGCGGAGCACCTTGACCACCTCCACTACCTGAACGATATCCTCATCATCAACTGTGAATTCCTAAATGATGTTCTGACCGACCACCTCCTCAACCGTCTGTTCCTGCCCCTCTATGTCTACTCTTTGGTCAGCCCCGAGACG tcTGAAGAGCGCAAGATCAACCCTCAAGTGTCCCTTTACCTGCTCTCTCAA GTTTTTCTGATCATCCACTATGAGCCAATGGTCAACGCCCTGGCCAACGTCATTCTCAACGGAGACCTGTCTGTGTTCACCCCTCAGACAGATTTACACAGCACGCTCAAGAGCacg GCCAGTGCAGGAGGTGTGCGTCGGTTCACCAAGCCCCCGGAGTCCCTGGAGCGCTCCCTGGAGCTGTCCCGCCACCGCGGCCGCAAGAGGACACAGAAGAGGCCAAACTACAAAAACCTgggcgaggaggaggacgacgaaAGGGCTGGGGCAGGGGGAGGAggcagcggaggaggaggaggaggaggaggaggaggagaggagggctggGACGACGATAgcggcagaggaggagagagggagggaggccgagagagggagaagggaaaAGGTACAGagggagtaggaggaggaggaggtggtgggagtTCTAAGGGAAGCAGAGCGAGTGGGGAGACGGCGgaag aGATAGAGATGGTGGTGATGGAGAAGTGTAAGGTGTCCGAGCTAACTGAGCAGAACATCACTGATGAGGAGAAGACTGCTGCAGccaccagaacacacacacagaggagcag GCCGTTCTTAGACATGGTGTACAGTGCTCTCGACTGCACCACCGATGACTACCATGCACTGTTTGTCCTCTGTCTGCTTTATGCTGTCTCACACAGCAAAG GTATAAACCGAGATCTTCTGGAACGTCTGCAGTTGCCAGTTCCCGACCAGGAGAAGAGCTCTTACAGCCTGGTGCTGGCAGAGAGACTGATCAGAGTTATGAGCCAGGCAGCACagccag atGGAAAAGTGCGTCTAGCTACACTGGAGCTGAGCTGCCTGTTGTTAAAGCAGTCAGTGCTGTCTGGAAACCACTGTATAATCAAAGACGTTCATCTGGCCTGCCTGGAG ggTGCTAGAGAAGAAAGCTTGCACTTACTGAGGAGATTCTACAAA gGCGAGGAGATCTTTCTGGACATGTTTGAAGATGAGTACAGGAGCATGACG AGTAAACCGCTGAATGTGGAGTATCTGATGATGGATGCCTCAGTGCTGCTGCCACCCACCGGTACCCCCCTGACGGGTATCGATTTCGTTAAAAGACTGCCCTGTGGGGACGTGGAGAAGACGCGCAGG GCGATCCGTGTGTTCTTCATGCTGAGGTCCTTATCGCTTCAGCTTCAGGGAGAACCTGAGACGCAGTTGCCTCTGACCAGACCTGAAGACCTCATAAAGACAGATGACGTGTTAGACCTCA ATAACAGTGATCTCATAGCCTGTATGGTGGTCAGTAAAGATGGCGGCCAGGCCCAGAGATTCCTCGCCGTAGATGTGTACCAGATGAGTCTGGTGGAACCGGAAACCAAACGTCTCGGATGGGGTGTCGTTAAGTTTGCCGGACTTCTGCAA GACATGCAGGTATCTGGCGTTGAGGACGACAGCAGAGCACTGAACATCGTCATCCACAAGCCCAGCTCCAACCCCCACGCCAAGCCCCTGCCCATCCTGCAGGCCAACTTCATCTTCGCCGACCACATCCGCTGCATCATCGCCAAGCAGAGGCTGGCGAAAGGTCGCATCCAGGCCCGACGCATGAAGATGCAGAGGATTGCAG CTCTGTTGGACCTCCCCGTGCAGCCCAGCGCAACGGAGGTGTTGGGTTTCGGCCAGACAGCCAACGCTTCACCCAGCGGCCTGCCTTTCCGGTTCTACGAGCAGTCGAGACGGGCGCCCAACGACCCCACCGCCAATAGATCAGTCTTCGCCTCTGTGGATAAAGTACCAG GTTTCGCAGTGGCTCACTGCGTGTCGCAGCACAGTCCCTcgcccctctcctccccctcaccTCCCTCCAGTGGGAGTGGGAGCACAGGAAGATGTGACTCTGTTACTGCGAGCACTATATCAGCCCAGAGCCCCACAG atGATGGTACATTTTTGGAGCACAccccgccctcctcctcaggcggagaaggggaaggaggaggtggagaagtaACACTTGTCTCCTCGGTCACAGCTCCGACGCTGGCCCCGAGCCTCACCCCGGCGTCCCAGCCCACCATCTCCCTCCTCACCGACAACAGCGCGGACTCTCTCAGCGTGGAGTCGCTGACGCTGCTGCCCCCTTCAGACTCGCCGCACCTGCACCCCTGCGCCAGCCACGCTCCCGCGACACACTCTCTACAGAGACCAGACGCCTCCAtcgcagaggaggaggaggaagatgacggAGAGccaagaaaagaggaggagctgCAAGAGGAAGACGGGTCGCCAACCGACGAGACGGAGACGGATGCAACAGTAAAAGAAAGCACGACGACGGAGCTGGTCACACCCACTGATGAGGCGCCAGAGGTGCCAGAGGGTGGAGACGAGCCCGAGGGCGAAGACACACTTCTGGAGGTGAACAGAGACCAAGAAAGTTGCGACTTGTCGGccacagagaaaacagaagatGCAGAGACGCGCAGTGAAACGCCAGACTCTCCTGAGCTGGATtaa